Proteins from a genomic interval of Symmachiella macrocystis:
- a CDS encoding ROK family protein yields MTDKRAYALGVEIGGTKLQIGLGTLDSETIEQLWRADIDATQGAERIRAQIAQGVDELLKPRGLQHGDVAGMGIGFGGPVDADRGCTMTSHQVAGWDDFPIVDWAAETLGIPGILQNDADTAALAEAHYGAGRGFDTVFYITVGSGIGGGLILGGQVYRGSGRGAAEIGHLRPGNVPGHLPYPGTTVEQIASGFGITQRARQAIADQTAAASFAAAHRTAAAPEMIAQAEPSAPAGRLLELTGNDPEKITTKHIATAAAVGDPFCRGLLNDATDTLGWAIAQVVTLVNPARIVIGGGVSLMGDTLFFEPVGAAYRKHVFAPFADVAQIVPAALGEEVVIHGALALARDTFA; encoded by the coding sequence ATGACGGACAAACGGGCCTACGCGCTGGGTGTGGAAATCGGTGGCACAAAGCTGCAAATCGGCTTGGGGACTTTGGACTCCGAGACGATCGAACAGTTGTGGCGCGCTGATATCGATGCGACGCAAGGCGCTGAACGTATCCGCGCGCAGATCGCACAAGGCGTTGATGAATTACTCAAGCCGCGCGGCTTGCAACATGGCGACGTCGCCGGCATGGGCATCGGATTTGGCGGGCCGGTTGATGCGGATCGCGGATGTACGATGACCAGCCACCAAGTCGCCGGTTGGGATGATTTTCCGATCGTCGATTGGGCAGCGGAGACGCTGGGAATTCCGGGGATTTTGCAAAACGACGCCGACACCGCCGCGCTGGCCGAAGCGCATTACGGCGCCGGCCGGGGATTCGATACGGTGTTTTATATCACCGTCGGATCGGGGATTGGCGGCGGTTTGATTCTGGGTGGCCAGGTTTATCGCGGGAGTGGTCGCGGCGCGGCTGAGATCGGACACCTGAGGCCCGGCAACGTTCCCGGGCACCTGCCCTACCCCGGCACCACGGTCGAACAAATCGCCTCGGGTTTCGGCATCACACAGCGCGCACGACAAGCAATTGCCGATCAAACAGCAGCCGCCTCCTTCGCCGCCGCTCACCGCACCGCCGCTGCGCCGGAGATGATTGCCCAGGCCGAACCGTCCGCGCCGGCCGGTCGTCTCTTGGAATTGACCGGGAATGATCCAGAGAAAATCACGACCAAACACATCGCCACAGCTGCGGCGGTGGGAGATCCGTTTTGCCGGGGACTGCTCAACGACGCGACCGACACTTTGGGCTGGGCGATCGCACAGGTCGTGACGTTGGTCAATCCCGCCCGGATCGTAATCGGCGGGGGCGTCTCCCTGATGGGGGACACATTGTTTTTTGAACCGGTCGGTGCCGCATATCGCAAACATGTCTTTGCACCGTTTGCCGACGTCGCACAGATCGTCCCCGCGGCACTGGGTGAAGAAGTCGTGATTCACGGAGCACTGGCCTTAGCCCGCGATACGTTTGCCTGA
- the surE gene encoding 5'/3'-nucleotidase SurE produces the protein MKPTPMKLLLTNDDGIHADGLAALERAVHGWGTATVVAPNEPYSGCGHTVNVFRPLLMTEVAAGRLALDGSPADCTRIGATQILPDATWVLSGINEGGNLGIDVYMSGTVAAVREAALLGKPGIAFSQYHRGIVEIDWAVAEVMARRVLELLAPQPLPPGAYWNVNFPALDDESTAEPEIVFCPLDTSPHRLEYDCREGSYHYVGSYHDRPRQRGHDIDVCFSGQIAVTKVVLEGGE, from the coding sequence ATGAAGCCAACACCGATGAAACTTCTGCTGACCAACGACGACGGAATCCATGCCGACGGGTTGGCGGCGCTGGAGCGGGCAGTTCATGGGTGGGGCACAGCCACGGTCGTTGCGCCGAACGAGCCTTACTCCGGTTGCGGGCATACCGTGAATGTCTTTCGGCCGCTGTTAATGACCGAAGTCGCCGCCGGGCGACTGGCGCTCGACGGTTCACCGGCCGATTGCACGCGGATCGGCGCCACGCAAATTCTGCCCGATGCGACGTGGGTGCTGTCAGGCATCAACGAGGGCGGAAACCTAGGCATTGACGTGTATATGTCCGGCACCGTTGCCGCTGTCCGCGAAGCGGCATTGTTAGGCAAACCGGGCATCGCCTTTTCGCAGTATCATCGGGGCATCGTAGAAATCGATTGGGCAGTCGCCGAAGTGATGGCCCGCCGCGTCCTGGAGTTACTCGCTCCTCAACCGCTGCCACCGGGCGCTTATTGGAACGTCAACTTCCCCGCACTCGACGATGAGTCCACAGCGGAGCCGGAAATCGTCTTTTGCCCTTTGGACACCAGTCCCCATCGGCTGGAGTACGATTGCCGGGAGGGGAGCTATCACTACGTCGGCAGCTATCACGATCGTCCGCGACAACGGGGGCACGATATCGACGTCTGTTTCTCCGGCCAAATCGCTGTCACGAAGGTGGTGCTCGAAGGGGGCGAATAA